TTCTGCTCTTCGGGGTAGAGGGTGTTCTGTCCCGGCAAGACGATGACGTCGGCCCCGTGGTCGATGGCGTAGCGCATGGCCAGTGCCATGTCTTTGAGGTAGGGGTCGCCACCGTTGGCACATACGCGCAGGGTCATGATGCGGGCTTGGTCGGCGATGCCGTCGCTACCCAGTCCGTTGCCGCGTTTGCCTGCAATGATACCGGCTGCCATGACACCCGGTGCGGCGTCGGCGGTGAGCAGTTGGTTGTTGCCGTAGCGGTCGTCGGAGAGGTCGAGCGGGTCGTCGCCGACGATTTCGCGGCGATGGTCGTTGCTCTCGGGCTTGTTCAGCACCTCTTCATACATTTCCCGTCCGTTCTCGACGGTAGGCACCACGAAGGTGTTGTAGACGGTCTCCCACTGGTCGGTGTTGTAGAGGCTGAATGCGTAGGCCATGAGCAGGAAAGCGGCGTCGGAGAGGCTGTCTTGCGGGGCGTCCTTGTCGTAGCAGGTCTCGAAATCGCTCAGCGTGAAAGACTCTTTCTCGGGAAAGCGTTCGCGCATCTGGTCGTAGAAGCGGTCGCCGTATTCCTTGATGACGTAGGAGAACATATATCCGCCGTATGCACGGGCCAGTTTCGACTCTTCGAGCACTTGGTTGTAGTAATAGTAAAATTCACTGTCGGGGGCTTCGACTTCGACTCTGCGGCCGTCGATGATTTTATAGAATTTCCCTTGGTTGTAGATGTAGTCGGCATAGCGTTCTTTGAGCCGCATGAATTCCCGGTCGCCTTCGCCCATGGTGTACTCCATGATGCGGCCGTCTTTGCCGCCGAGGAAGTTCCACCCGTAAAGGTCGTCGACGAGACCGTTCTTGTCGTCGTCTTTCTGGTTGTCTTTCTCTTTTCGGTTTTTCCAGATGGACTGTTTCAGGTCTTCATGCTCGATGTCCATGCCGCCGCCGATGAGGGCGACGATGGGTTGTTTCTTGATTTTACGGCCTTTCAGGTAATCATACGCCTTGTTGACGGCGGCGCCAAACACCTGGTCTTCTTCGACCGAGCAGTTGTACCAGTCGAGCTCGCTTTGGCTCGATGTCGTTGCCTTTTCCTGCGCTTGGACGTGGAGACCGGCCAAGGCAAAGAGGAGTATCCATATTGTTTTTTTCATGTTCCGGTTTTAATGCGTTGTGGTTTGGGAGTATAGGGTAGTGGGTTTATTCGAGAATTTCGGGGCCTTGCGCGATGGCTTCGAGGTCGATGTGGTAGGTGTCGGCCATCAGGCGGTTCACCAGGTCGTATTTTTGCCGTATGAACGGGTATTGGTCGGCCGGGTAGCGTTGGTCAAACTCCTCCCGCGTGTAGCGCATGGCAATGTTGACGTAGTCGAGAAACGCATCTTCGCGGGTGGGTATCTCGTAGACGTATATCGTCTGGTCGAACATGAGACCGAAGATTTTGTCGACAAACCCCCGGTTGAGGTAATAGTTGGGGTCGCTCTCTTTGCCGATGCCGGTTACCAGCCCGGTTTTGAAGTCGAACCCGTCGTAAAATTCATCGGGAATCACGATGGTGCCCGCCTCCACGGCTTTGGCAAAAATCTTCTGCATGATCATGCCGCGGCGCTGGTGATAGGTCTTGGCGTCGACGGGTTTGAGTATCTGTTCGCCGCTTGTGGGGTCGGGTTCGCCTTCGAGACATACCAGCCAAAAGTCGAGCCCCTCGAAATAGTTGTTCTGTGGAACCTTGAACGTGATGGTGCCGAACGTATTGGGT
The sequence above is drawn from the Candidatus Caccoplasma merdavium genome and encodes:
- a CDS encoding S8 family serine peptidase — encoded protein: MKKTIWILLFALAGLHVQAQEKATTSSQSELDWYNCSVEEDQVFGAAVNKAYDYLKGRKIKKQPIVALIGGGMDIEHEDLKQSIWKNRKEKDNQKDDDKNGLVDDLYGWNFLGGKDGRIMEYTMGEGDREFMRLKERYADYIYNQGKFYKIIDGRRVEVEAPDSEFYYYYNQVLEESKLARAYGGYMFSYVIKEYGDRFYDQMRERFPEKESFTLSDFETCYDKDAPQDSLSDAAFLLMAYAFSLYNTDQWETVYNTFVVPTVENGREMYEEVLNKPESNDHRREIVGDDPLDLSDDRYGNNQLLTADAAPGVMAAGIIAGKRGNGLGSDGIADQARIMTLRVCANGGDPYLKDMALAMRYAIDHGADVIVLPGQNTLYPEEQKQWVAEMLRYAEEKGVLVVVPVYDLSLDLSEITFFPNRNMDGGKGLTNLITVAASDKAGNPSMNANYGVEGLDLFAPGIDIYSAYTGDSYRTGSGEFLAAASVAGTAALIKSYFPKLTGSQIRDILLRSVTSRRGAEVEKGIRVDDNATQDLFLFEDLCASGGILNAYQAIVEAEKTAKK